In the Loxodonta africana isolate mLoxAfr1 chromosome 1, mLoxAfr1.hap2, whole genome shotgun sequence genome, one interval contains:
- the BRD2 gene encoding bromodomain-containing protein 2 isoform X1 — protein sequence MLQNVTPHNKLSGEGNAGLLGLGPEAAAPGKRIRKPSLLYEGFESPTMASVPALQLTPANPPPPEVSNPKKPGRVTNQLQYLHKVVMKALWKHQFAWPFRQPVDAVKLGLPDYHKIIKQPMDMGTIKRRLENNYYWAASECMQDFNTMFTNCYIYNKPTDDIVLMAQTLEKIFLQKVASMPQEEQELVVTIPKNSHKKGAKLAAFQGSITSAHQVPAVSSVSHTALYTPPPEIPTTVLNIPHPSVISSPLLKSLHSAGPPLLAVSAAPSAQPLAKKKGVKRKADTTTPTPTAILAPGSPASPPGALEPKAARLPPVRRESGRPIKPPRKDLPDSQQQHQSSKKGKLSEQLKHCNGILKELLSKKHAAYAWPFYKPVDASALGLHDYHDIIKHPMDLSTVKRKMENRDYRDAQEFAADVRLMFSNCYKYNPPDHDVVAMARKLQDVFEFRYAKMPDEPLEPGPLPVSTALPPGLAKSSSESSSEESSSESSSEEEEEDEEDEEEEEESESSDSEEERAHRLAELQEQLRAVHEQLAALSQGPISKPKRKREKKEKKKKRKSEKHRGRAGVDEDDKGPRASRPPQPKKSKKASGSGSAAALGPPGFGPSGGTKLPKKATKTAPPALPAGYDSEEEEESRPMSYDEKRQLSLDINKLPGEKLGRVVHIIQAREPSLRDSNPEEIEIDFETLKPSTLRELERYVLSCLRKKPRKPYTIKKPVGKTKEELALEKKRELEKRLQDVSGQLNSTKKPPKKTSEKTESSVAQQVAVSRLSASSSSSDSSSSSSSSSSSDTSDSDSG from the exons ATGCTGCAAAACGTGACTCCCCACAACAA gCTCTCTGGGGAGGGGAATGCAGGGTTATTGGGGCTGGGCCCAGAGGCAGCAGCTCCAGGGAAAAGGATTCGAAAGCCCTCTCTGCTGTATGAGGGATTCGAGAGCCCCACAATGGCTTCAGTGCCAGCTTTGCAACTGACCCCTGCCAACCCACCACCCCCTGAGGTGTCCAATCCCAAAAAGCCAGGACGGGTCACCAACCAGCTGCAGTACCTGCACAAGGTGGTAATGAAGGCTTTGTGGAAACATCAGTTTGCATGGCCGTTCCGGCAGCCCGTGGATGCCGTCAAACTGGGTCTGCCG gattatcACAAAATTATAAAACAGCCTATGGACATGGGTACTATTAAGAGGAGACTTGAAAACAACTATTATTGGGCTGCTTCAGAGTGTATGCAGGATTTTAACACCATGTTCACCAACTGTTATATCTACAACAAA CCCACTGATGACATCGTACTTATGGCACAGACGCTGGAAAAGATCTTTCTACAGAAAGTGGCATCAATGCCACAAGAGGAGCAAGAGCTTGTCGTGACAATCCCTAAGAATAGCCACAAAAAGGGGGCCAAGTTGGCAG CTTTCCAAGGTAGTATCACCAGTGCTCATCAGGTGCCTGCTGTCTCATCTGTGTCACACACAGCTCTGTATACTCCACCACCTGAGATACCTACCACTGTCCTTAACATTCCCCACCCATCGGTgatctcctctccccttctcaagtCTCTGCACTCCGCCGGACCTCCGCTTCTTGCTGTCTCTGCAGCTCCCTCTGCTCAGCCCCTTGCCAAG aagaaaggggtAAAGAGGAAAGCAGATACTACCACACCTACACCTACAGCCATCCTGGCTCCTGGTTCCCCAGCTAGCCCCCCTGGGGCTCTCGAGCCTAAGGCAGCGCGGCTTCCCCCTGTGCGAAGAGAGAGTGGCCGCCCCATCAAGCCACCCAGGAAAGACTTGCCTGattctcagcaacaacaccagagctccaagaaaGGAAAGCTATCAGAACAGTTAAAACATTGCAATGGCATTTTGAAGGAGTTACTCTCCAAGAAACACGCTGCCTATGCCTGGCCCTTCTATAAACCGGTGGACGCTTCTGCTCTTGGCCTGCATGACTACCATGACATCATTAAGCACCCAATGGACCTCAGCACTGTCAAG CGGAAGATGGAGAATCGTGATTACCGTGATGCACAGGAGTTTGCTGCTGATGTGCGGCTTATGTTCTCCAACTGCTATAAGTACAATCCACCAGACCACGATGTTGTGGCCATGGCACGAAAGTTGCAG GATGTATTTGAGTTCCGTTATGCCAAGATGCCAGACGAACCCTTGGAACCAGGGCCTTTACCAGTTTCTACAGCCTTGCCCCCTGGCCTGGCCAAATCGTCTTCTGAGTCATCCAGTGAGGAAAGTAGCAGTGAGAGTTCCtctgaggaagaggaggaagatgaagaggatgaggaggaagaagaagagagtgAAAGCTCTGACTCGGAGGAAGAAAGGGCTCATCGCTTGGCAGAACTACAAGAACAG CTGCGGGCAGTACATGAACAATTGGCAGCCTTGTCCCAAGGCCCAATATCCAAGCCCAAgcggaagagagagaaaaaggaaaaaaagaaaaaacggaAGTCAGAGAAGCATCGAGGCCGAGCTGGGGTTGATGAAGATGACAAGGGACCCCGGGCTTCCCGCCCACCTCAGCCCAAGAAGTCCAAGAAAGCAAGTGGGAGTGGCAGTGCTGCTGCACTAGGACCTCCTGGCTTTGGGCCTTCTGGTGGCACCAA ACTTCCCAAAAAGGCCACAAAGACAGCCCCACCTGCCCTACCTGCAGGCtatgattcagaagaggaggaagaaagcaGGCCCATGAGTTATGATGAGAAGAGACAGTTAAGCTTGGACATCAACAAATTACCTGGGGAGAAGCTGGGCCGAGTAGTGCACATAATCCAAGCCAGAGAACCTTCTTTACGTGATTCAAACCCAGAGGAGATTGAAATTGACTTTGAAACACTCAAGCCGTCCACGCTCAGAGAGCTTGAGCGCTATGTCCTTTCCTGCTTACGAAAGAAACCGCGGAAGCCCTACA ccATTAAGAAACCTGTGGGAAAGACGAAGGAAGAACTGGCTTTAGAGAAGAAGCGAGAACTAGAAAAGCGGTTACAGGATGTTAGTGGGCAGCTGAATTCCACCAAAAAACCTCCCAAGAAAA CGAGTGAGAAAACAGAGTCTTCAGTGGCACAGCAAGTAGCAGTGTCACGCCTCAGCGCTTCCAGTTCCAGTTCGGATTCCAGCTCCTCTTCttcatcttcctcttcttctgaCACCAGTGATTCAGACTCAGGCTAA
- the BRD2 gene encoding bromodomain-containing protein 2 isoform X2 translates to MDMGTIKRRLENNYYWAASECMQDFNTMFTNCYIYNKPTDDIVLMAQTLEKIFLQKVASMPQEEQELVVTIPKNSHKKGAKLAAFQGSITSAHQVPAVSSVSHTALYTPPPEIPTTVLNIPHPSVISSPLLKSLHSAGPPLLAVSAAPSAQPLAKKKGVKRKADTTTPTPTAILAPGSPASPPGALEPKAARLPPVRRESGRPIKPPRKDLPDSQQQHQSSKKGKLSEQLKHCNGILKELLSKKHAAYAWPFYKPVDASALGLHDYHDIIKHPMDLSTVKRKMENRDYRDAQEFAADVRLMFSNCYKYNPPDHDVVAMARKLQDVFEFRYAKMPDEPLEPGPLPVSTALPPGLAKSSSESSSEESSSESSSEEEEEDEEDEEEEEESESSDSEEERAHRLAELQEQLRAVHEQLAALSQGPISKPKRKREKKEKKKKRKSEKHRGRAGVDEDDKGPRASRPPQPKKSKKASGSGSAAALGPPGFGPSGGTKLPKKATKTAPPALPAGYDSEEEEESRPMSYDEKRQLSLDINKLPGEKLGRVVHIIQAREPSLRDSNPEEIEIDFETLKPSTLRELERYVLSCLRKKPRKPYTIKKPVGKTKEELALEKKRELEKRLQDVSGQLNSTKKPPKKTSEKTESSVAQQVAVSRLSASSSSSDSSSSSSSSSSSDTSDSDSG, encoded by the exons ATGGACATGGGTACTATTAAGAGGAGACTTGAAAACAACTATTATTGGGCTGCTTCAGAGTGTATGCAGGATTTTAACACCATGTTCACCAACTGTTATATCTACAACAAA CCCACTGATGACATCGTACTTATGGCACAGACGCTGGAAAAGATCTTTCTACAGAAAGTGGCATCAATGCCACAAGAGGAGCAAGAGCTTGTCGTGACAATCCCTAAGAATAGCCACAAAAAGGGGGCCAAGTTGGCAG CTTTCCAAGGTAGTATCACCAGTGCTCATCAGGTGCCTGCTGTCTCATCTGTGTCACACACAGCTCTGTATACTCCACCACCTGAGATACCTACCACTGTCCTTAACATTCCCCACCCATCGGTgatctcctctccccttctcaagtCTCTGCACTCCGCCGGACCTCCGCTTCTTGCTGTCTCTGCAGCTCCCTCTGCTCAGCCCCTTGCCAAG aagaaaggggtAAAGAGGAAAGCAGATACTACCACACCTACACCTACAGCCATCCTGGCTCCTGGTTCCCCAGCTAGCCCCCCTGGGGCTCTCGAGCCTAAGGCAGCGCGGCTTCCCCCTGTGCGAAGAGAGAGTGGCCGCCCCATCAAGCCACCCAGGAAAGACTTGCCTGattctcagcaacaacaccagagctccaagaaaGGAAAGCTATCAGAACAGTTAAAACATTGCAATGGCATTTTGAAGGAGTTACTCTCCAAGAAACACGCTGCCTATGCCTGGCCCTTCTATAAACCGGTGGACGCTTCTGCTCTTGGCCTGCATGACTACCATGACATCATTAAGCACCCAATGGACCTCAGCACTGTCAAG CGGAAGATGGAGAATCGTGATTACCGTGATGCACAGGAGTTTGCTGCTGATGTGCGGCTTATGTTCTCCAACTGCTATAAGTACAATCCACCAGACCACGATGTTGTGGCCATGGCACGAAAGTTGCAG GATGTATTTGAGTTCCGTTATGCCAAGATGCCAGACGAACCCTTGGAACCAGGGCCTTTACCAGTTTCTACAGCCTTGCCCCCTGGCCTGGCCAAATCGTCTTCTGAGTCATCCAGTGAGGAAAGTAGCAGTGAGAGTTCCtctgaggaagaggaggaagatgaagaggatgaggaggaagaagaagagagtgAAAGCTCTGACTCGGAGGAAGAAAGGGCTCATCGCTTGGCAGAACTACAAGAACAG CTGCGGGCAGTACATGAACAATTGGCAGCCTTGTCCCAAGGCCCAATATCCAAGCCCAAgcggaagagagagaaaaaggaaaaaaagaaaaaacggaAGTCAGAGAAGCATCGAGGCCGAGCTGGGGTTGATGAAGATGACAAGGGACCCCGGGCTTCCCGCCCACCTCAGCCCAAGAAGTCCAAGAAAGCAAGTGGGAGTGGCAGTGCTGCTGCACTAGGACCTCCTGGCTTTGGGCCTTCTGGTGGCACCAA ACTTCCCAAAAAGGCCACAAAGACAGCCCCACCTGCCCTACCTGCAGGCtatgattcagaagaggaggaagaaagcaGGCCCATGAGTTATGATGAGAAGAGACAGTTAAGCTTGGACATCAACAAATTACCTGGGGAGAAGCTGGGCCGAGTAGTGCACATAATCCAAGCCAGAGAACCTTCTTTACGTGATTCAAACCCAGAGGAGATTGAAATTGACTTTGAAACACTCAAGCCGTCCACGCTCAGAGAGCTTGAGCGCTATGTCCTTTCCTGCTTACGAAAGAAACCGCGGAAGCCCTACA ccATTAAGAAACCTGTGGGAAAGACGAAGGAAGAACTGGCTTTAGAGAAGAAGCGAGAACTAGAAAAGCGGTTACAGGATGTTAGTGGGCAGCTGAATTCCACCAAAAAACCTCCCAAGAAAA CGAGTGAGAAAACAGAGTCTTCAGTGGCACAGCAAGTAGCAGTGTCACGCCTCAGCGCTTCCAGTTCCAGTTCGGATTCCAGCTCCTCTTCttcatcttcctcttcttctgaCACCAGTGATTCAGACTCAGGCTAA